A stretch of the Leptospirillum ferriphilum genome encodes the following:
- a CDS encoding DUF488 domain-containing protein, with protein MNLRPSVIAIRRIYEKTPEEKGTVRILVDRLWPRGLSKEAANLDLWAKEWAPSENLRHFFHEHPDRYKEFASLYEKELELRKQEILDTLASFQKKTILLLYASIDSRKNNAVVLRDLLTRWLGQEKIQHAVS; from the coding sequence ATGAATCTCCGTCCGTCTGTTATTGCGATCCGGCGCATTTATGAAAAGACTCCCGAAGAGAAGGGAACTGTCCGTATACTGGTCGACCGCCTCTGGCCGCGTGGTCTTTCAAAAGAAGCTGCAAATCTTGATCTCTGGGCAAAGGAATGGGCCCCAAGCGAGAATCTGCGACATTTCTTCCATGAGCATCCGGACCGTTACAAAGAATTCGCTTCTCTCTATGAAAAAGAGCTCGAACTCCGAAAACAGGAGATTCTGGACACACTGGCTTCCTTTCAGAAAAAGACAATTCTTCTTCTTTATGCATCCATTGACTCCCGGAAGAACAACGCGGTGGTTCTCCGGGATCTCCTGACCCGCTGGCTGGGACAGGAGAAAATCCAACACGCCGTTTCCTGA